From the Candidatus Eisenbacteria bacterium genome, the window GATGGCGAGCAGGAAACCCGCGGCCACGATGCGCGGCAGCACCTCGCCGAGGCGAACCGTCACGGCCTCGGCCAGACGAAGGCCCATGGTGTCGAGCGCCAGGATCAGCGCCACCGCGATCAGCACCCAATAGATCGCCCATGCGGCGAGCGCCGCCGGTTCCTGCCCCCGCGTTCCGCCGCCGGCGAGTCCGCGCACGCCTTCGTTGAAGCGCAACGCCCTCAGCAGCAGGCGAACCAGGGTCGCGACGATCGCGGCCACCATCCAGCCCACCAGGCCGACCAGCACGGCGAGCAGGAAGGTGAGGATTCCTTCGGTCGCTCCGCTGAACATCGCGTCGAGGCGGAGCATGAGATCGTCCCACGCCCGCGACGCCAGGATGATCATCACCATCTCGTCACCTCCCGTTGGCGGCCATTCTATGCCGGAGGCGCCGTCGTTTCCGAAGGCTCCACCGGCTCGGAGGGTTGGCGGCGGAGCCCAAGGCTCACCGCCGAATCGAGCACCGAGATCGTCCAGTCGAAGATGTTGCGTCGCAGCACGGTTTCACGCAATGCCGCCATCCGGTCGCGGCGGGCCTCGGGGGGCTCGGAGAGCGCCGCGTGGTAGGTGTCGGCGAGTCCATCGCGGTCGAACGGCGTGGCGATCCAGGCGCGCTCCAGCTCGCGCGCCGCGCCGGTGAAGGGCGAAAGGATGAGCGCGCCCTCGAGGTCGGGAGATGCCGCGACATATTCCTTGGCCACCAGGTTCATGCCGTCGTGGAGCGAGGTGACGGCGCACAGATCCGCCACGCGGTAGTAGGGCAGCAATTGATGGAAGTCGAGGTTGGCTTCGATCAGGTGGACCGTCGGTCCACCGTCGCGAGGAAAGCGCTGGTTGATGCGCTTCGTCAAGGCTCGTGTCCGGGTCATCACCTGGCGATACTCGGCCAGCTCGATCCGCGACGGCGTGCCGATCTGGATGAACGCGAAGCGCCCGATCCACTCCGGGTACTTCTCGAACAGGCGCTCGAGTCCTTCGAGGCGCTCGGGGATGCCCTTGGTGTAGTCGAGACGATCCACGCCCAGCCCGATCTTGCAGTCGTGGAGTCCGAGCCGCTCGCGGAGCGACTTCTCGCCTTCGACCGCGGGCCCCGAATCGACCAGCGCGCCGATCTCGTCGGCGTCGACCGCGATCGGGAAGTGGCGCACCCAGGTGCGGCGGCCTCCGCGCTCCACCGCCAGGCGCTCGTGATCGACACGCGCTTCGAGCGTCTCGGCCACGGTGTCCAGGAAGTTGCGGGCGTGCGGCCGGATGTGGAAGCCGACGAGATCGTTGGCCAGCATGCCTTCGAGAATCTCGCGCCCCCAGGGAAGACGCCGGAACACTTCGGCGTTGGGCCACGGGATGTGCCAGAAGAGCGCGGTCTGGAGATCGGGCCTCGCCTCGCGGAGCGATGCGGCCGCCAGCGCCAGATGGTAGTCCTGGATGAACACGAAGGCAGGCTGGTCGCGGATCTCTTCGAGAATGGCGGACGCGAAGCGCGCGTTGACGTCCTGGTATCGCCGCCAGTCGGCGAGATTGAAGCGCGGGCGCACGTAGGCGATGTGGCAGAGCGGCCACAGCGCCGAGTTCGAGAAGCCGGAGTAGTAGCGGGCGTGGTCCTCGCGAGTCAGCCACAGCCGGCGCAGCGCGTAGCGCGGCCGCTCGGGCGGGCAGGGGACGTGGTCGCGATCGTCCACCACGGTCCGGTCGGCATCCCCGCTGCCATGAGCGACCCAGGTGCCTCCGAGGGCCTGCATCACGGCGTCGAGCGCCACCGTCAGTCCGCCCGCGTTGCGCACCGCGCGGATCTCGTCCCCGGCGTACTGGTGCGAATACGGCTCGCGGTTGGACGCCACGACCATGCTGCGCCCCGCCAGATGGGCCTTTGCCCAATTGGCGAGATCGCCTCGTGTGGTCCTCGGCGGTCCATCGCTGCGTTTCTGGGTGCGGACGGCAGCACGGCTCAACGCCGATCGGACGCGGTCCAACTCCATGCGAAGCCTCCGGCGGCGTGGGGAGGATTGGAAGCATGCCCTTCCAGCAAGGGGGATGCAAATGTGAACATTCTCGCAGGCACGCGCTTCTTGCGTGAGGACGCGGTGTTGCGCGACATCGCGTCCGGATGATCCGGACGCCGGGTTGACCCGGCCCGCGATCACTCGCCATGCTGGCTCCGTGCATCCCACGCTAGGAGGCCAGCTCCGCTCGGCCGTGGGTGCATTGCTGCCGAGCGCGCGGGGCCTCGATCTTGCGACGGACTTCGACGGCACGTTGGTGCCCATCGTGGCCCACCCGCGCCAGACCGTGCTCTCGGACCGCATGCGCCAGGCGTTGTCGCGCCTTTCTGAGCTGCCGCGCGTGCGGGTCGCGGTGTTGTCGGGCCGCCGGCTCGACGATCTGGAGCGCCACCTCGCCATCCCGTCTTTGCACGTGGTGGGGCTCTCGGGATTGGAGAGCCGCGATCCGGATGGGCGGCGGCGCCTCCACTTCGATGGGCGCATCGACCTGTCCCTCGTCGACGAGATCGAGGGATGGTGTCGCTTCTATCCAGGCGCCTGGATCGAGGACAAGAGTCCCGCCTACTCGGTGCACTATCGCGCCGTTGCCGCGGCGCCGCGCCACGATTTCCTGGCGGGATTGAATCAGTTGCTCGCCATCCATCATCGAGGGCTGGAGATCACGCAGGGTCTGATGGTGCACGAGCTGCGTCCCGCCGGC encodes:
- a CDS encoding trehalose-6-phosphate synthase; this encodes MELDRVRSALSRAAVRTQKRSDGPPRTTRGDLANWAKAHLAGRSMVVASNREPYSHQYAGDEIRAVRNAGGLTVALDAVMQALGGTWVAHGSGDADRTVVDDRDHVPCPPERPRYALRRLWLTREDHARYYSGFSNSALWPLCHIAYVRPRFNLADWRRYQDVNARFASAILEEIRDQPAFVFIQDYHLALAAASLREARPDLQTALFWHIPWPNAEVFRRLPWGREILEGMLANDLVGFHIRPHARNFLDTVAETLEARVDHERLAVERGGRRTWVRHFPIAVDADEIGALVDSGPAVEGEKSLRERLGLHDCKIGLGVDRLDYTKGIPERLEGLERLFEKYPEWIGRFAFIQIGTPSRIELAEYRQVMTRTRALTKRINQRFPRDGGPTVHLIEANLDFHQLLPYYRVADLCAVTSLHDGMNLVAKEYVAASPDLEGALILSPFTGAARELERAWIATPFDRDGLADTYHAALSEPPEARRDRMAALRETVLRRNIFDWTISVLDSAVSLGLRRQPSEPVEPSETTAPPA